The genomic window ggaaaaaaagaaaaaaggaaagaagaaagaagaaagaagaaaaaaatatgtaaCTTATTAGATCGGGCTAAGTGTCGGTGCGGTTAGTGCAGCGTAACTCAGTGCCAGAGGTGCTTGGTTCAATTCACTCCGCGGGTGCAGTTTTTTGCGTTTGAAAAAACAGATAACAAAAAGGAAGTTGGGCCGGCCCAACGCGGAGGGTCGTGTCTGCTCgtttgcaaaatgcatacaaacgaGCACCTaaagcaccaaataggaaacgCTCAGCAAACCTACCTGTCTCCTTTAGCATCGTTGCGCATATGGGATGGGCCTTGGGCAATTGCCTTCTGGTCTTGATTCTTCAACTTGGCCTACCTCTAGCGCCGACACtcatcggtcttcttcttcacctcgACAACTCTTCACGGATGTAGTGGGTCATGACAATACCCCCTCCTTGAGACATCAAGAGCTTGGACTCTGGGAAATCAACCCAACTCCGACCACTTGCTTCTACATTGATTGTCCACTCCGACAATTAAAAAAAGAAGCAAAAGTCCAAGAAGAAAATGAGATCCTCAAGTTCCAAGTCCAAGTCCTCGCCACACAAGCAAAAACTAGCGCAAGGCTCATGCGTACCTTCGTAAGAAAATGGACTCTGAAGTCGAAGAATCTGGCTAGATTATGTCTCTGAAGAAAAGTCATTGGACAAAGATTTTGACTCTGACATGGCTGGGTTAGCATGCACCTCATCTCCTATTTATTGCTCGACCTTTAACACCAATGACCGGCCCACCTTTCTGCGTCATGGCTAAGGGGTCCAAGTTATCTTCGAGGAACACTTCATATGACTCATGTGATGATGATTTACTGAACGGTAAACTTGATGATCACATGAAACAAAGTTATTCTAAACTTGCACCACTTGCTAAGAAGGAACAAAAGCTCTTGATAAGCAAGAAGATTTACTGGTCAAAGGATGGAAAAGAATCAACCTTGACTAATAAACATAAGATTCTACACTCAAAAGTTTGAAGAACTTTCCACTCGTCATGAGGCCTTTCATCGGATCATGAGAAATTAATTTTTAGATTCCACAAACTGAGCAAGAACTCGAAAATTTGAAAGCGTCTCGTTTTTTAAGAGACAAAATAGGTTTGTCTAATTTTTATATATATCTTGTTGAAAACCCTTAAAATCCTATTAATACGGAGTCCTTACAATCTCATTCTTTGTTTCACGCGCCTACTTTCTTTCTATATAACTACAATCCTCAAGCGTGCATGAATAATGTAATGAAAAACCACACAAGACACGAACAGACGTGCATCCGCATGAGCTAGTGATATGCTTTATGAAAATCAGAAATTGTTAGAGTTCAGTTTGCGGTCTTGAGTAGTGTTGTTGCAAAATTAGTTTAGTAAACTTTTGCACAAAAACGGCATCCTATCTGACAATCAAGACTAATTAATTTCTAAAATAATAAAATCATCCGAGATGATTTATGTATCTTTTATGCTTTTGTGTTAGCCATGACACAATTTCAAGGTTTTTTTTTcctaacatatactccctccgttccaaaatagatgacccaagttTGTACTACCTTTGTACTAAATTTAGTAcgaaattgagtcatctattttggaacggagggagtatcaactaAGAGCATACAACCACTACCAAACTTTTTTGTACATCCAGAGGAGATAATCAAATGCGCAGGAGTAATCAACGAACATGAGTACCAAACAAGGATGCACACACCAGGTATATATATCCACACAAAACTAGTGTACATACATATAGACATATATAAGCTCCACACGCGTGTCGTGCATTGATACATGAGATACGATTTATTCGGGGACAAATAATATGTAGCACACATCATACTCtcgcatatatatatatgtatatgaaaGCATTAACCCTGCCATCGGTGTTGAGATCTTGATCTTTGAAGCACGTAGCGGCAGTATATGTATATCCAGCCGTTGATCTCAGATATATATGTAGATGGTCAGTTAGTTAGGTATGTCCTTGAAGTGAGGCTTGGCCATGGTCGGAGTTGGGTCATAGTTCCCGTAGTCGCTCGTCTTCACCTGCCTGAGGATTCTCCCGCCGTGCACCACCACCAACACCTCGTCGTCTTCCTGCTGCTGCACGGATGAttccatgcacgcatgcatgcacaagaGTTAACGAGCGGTACAAACAATTAGCGAGCTACTGGCTAACAAACAATACAAGAGCAATACATGTAATCAtttacaactactccctccgttcctaaatactccctctgtaaacaaatataagagcgtttagattactaaagtagtgatctaaacgctcttatattagtttacggagggagtacttgtctttctagagatttcaacaagtgactacatacggcgcaaaatgagtgaatctacactttaaaatatgtctacatacattcgtatgttgagtccatttaaaatgcctagaaagacaaatatttgagaacggagggagtacaaacggATGACCATATGCGTGTATCCATGCAAAGCAGCAGGGTGCCAGGGTCTAAAGTGATATGCTAGTGCTAATTTGATCCGACATGTTACAAGACGCATGCAGTGTACATCTTGCTGCTCTagtttgattcaaatgatttctgatTTTGATTTTATCCAAATGATAATGGATGACTTGTTTCGAATCGTTTTGTTCACCACAGGATCTGCAGTTCGtcatatacttcctccgtccgaaaatgcTTGTCCTCAAAATGGATaaaatgacaagtatttccggatggaggaagTATTTATATATCTGAAATAATTCAGAGTTTGCTGCATAGAAAAAAACCGTGTTCTAGTCGGGAGAAACTGCATCGATCAGTCTTATGCCTAGCTAGTCAACTTGTGTTGCACGTCCTATTTATGTGCTCTCCAGACCAAGAGGAGATGGGAGACAAGTTAATTAAGGAATTGATTTACCaaacttattcttcttcttttgaaATATAAAACTTGTCCAATATTTGGAGACATTAGTAAATTTGACTCCATAAGAGTATATCTCTCCAAATTTCTCACGTGTTAACTAATTATTAGTTCCTTGTTTACTAAGAACTTCTTgctagcttgctagctagctaaAAGGGAATCTAGCTAAAAGGGAATCTAATATAACGACACAAATATGAGAATCCAAAAAATAGATGTATGCATCACTAGCTAGCTGGGTCATTTATATACCATCGTCGATCCTGCATCATCTTCATTCATCAGCAACTTCCTCTGCGCTCCTGCCTCAAACAAACTCCAAAAAATCAGAACCGAAGCAAAGCGATAGAACCAACATTCTCGGATGCACAAGAACTAACAAAGGCACAGAAGAGAAAAGCACATACATGACCTAGCTAAAAGGAAATAAATGCAATGACCATGTGGAGCTATAGCTAACCAGCCATGGAGGACAAGAGGAGCGCCgcgaagacgaagacgaagagATAGTAGCTAGGCTTGTTGGCCTCCATGGCGCCGGCCTGCAGGCAAGGAGAGCATGCAGCTACCTTTCCTCAGCTTCaagagagagacagagacagaCAGAAGGTAATGGCGGGGGAGAGAGGAGGGGAGCCTTTCCTTGGTTTGGACACAAAGGAACCAACACCCTGCAGATGTGAGTTGTCCGAAAGAACAGAATGGATTTAGTATTGATAACTATACAACTATTTCTCTGGGGCAGCATGATGAGGATGTGAATCTCAGTGGAGTGTGCTGCTTATTAAAACCAAAAGTGGAGATTAAAGGGATGGGTCAGAGCTTTCCCTATGGAGTTTTTCAGGGCCCTGTAGTCATCATCACACTAGACTTGCTGGTGCAGCCTGTTTGATTAACTAGCCCCAGAAGCTAAAGCAACTGACCGTGCAAATATATAATCTAGCATATATACCATTTTCATTCTTGGAGTGCAATGACGGCATACCGTATTTGTCTTTCTTTTGAATAATGTCATCCTGTGAAAACGAGATCCAGCTGAGACTGGTTGTTGCTCGGCTCTGTGCTGGTGCTGGTAGGTGCCACAAGTTAAGAGGTTGGAATATCTTTAATTAACTCTGGATAATTTTTGTGTATTATGATTATATATAGTGGTTTCACAAGAGTGGTGGACATTGGTCAGAGTTCTGCAGTAGTGGTGTTAGATGCCATATACCAGCGACAGCCATGCACGCAACATGGTGACCACCAACGGGCCGGAACTGTCCTAGTTTACTTGAGGTTGAAACTATGATGAGCTGCAGAGGGTTAAAAGCCGCTGGCTAATTACTTTTCCGGCATGCAGACATAGAATTATGCTATCTCTATTTTACTTTCACTACTCATATCCTTGCATTTTTAGCTACATACCATGTGTAGTGGTCCCTTTGTTTGACAGTCTCTGTCGTCTTAGCTCTTGACGTGGCCGGTCTCCATGGTGCAGTTGCACATATTTGAAACATcatttcaaatgaatatgcatgtcaAAAAAAAGGGGAAAATTATGACACAGTCAAAATGAAGTTCATGAAAAATATTACCTCTGTTTGGAATTAACTGTCACTGAAATGTGTGTACCTAGAAGCGTACAGAGGGCCGGGACTAGTGGTTTTGCTTGACCAATTCAAACACCATTTTGTATGCTAACAATTATAGTCAGGCGGGTCTGAGTGAACTCATTTTAATTACGACCTCATCTTCTACTCGCCCCCttccataatataagatcgtttttaaGCTATTGTAGATCTTATATtgtaaaacggagggagtacttctgaacgaactatttgaacttctttttttttggcagaaaggaggtattactactTTGTATAGTTTGTTGATGCATATAGTAGTATTAGGGTTAGATGTTTTTGGGAGTGCACGCAATTATATGTGCAGTGGAAGGCATGTAGGGGCAATGTATGAAGAAAACTATCAATTCAGCTACCGCTTCACAGTCAACCTTATGGGCTATGGGCATAAAGTAATCCAAATGCAGAGGCTTTACATAGACAATGTGATCAAAGGAGATGTGCACCTTTGCTAGTGGGGAGCTGCTTTATTGTCTTATGAATATTATGCTCTTTAATTCGGATTAGGGATGGTAGATGAAGACAACCGGAGCTGCCAGTGGAGGATAAAGAGGCCATGCATGCACCTTTTCCTCTTTAAAGATAAGTAAAATATGCAGGGCCTGGTACAAGTCTAGTCTTGTTTAAGTACCATATCTAGTGCTAAAGCTAACTAATTATCTACTTTTTACAAAATTCCTGTTGAATTACTCAgagcatgcttggatacgttttagtcccatgattaaaagtagtgggactaaaacttgctagtctcacccatgattggatccaaatactaaagagactaaaatctagttattgagcatttattatcctccaaaccctccaatccagaactaaggagagaaattaaatgaggagagagagagctaatacatattttagtagtcctagcctctctttagtcaggggtgcttggaactttagcctctaaaagagactatttttagtcagactaaaaatagtcccttgtatcCAAACACCCTCTCAGTTTACTGCAGCGACCATGACAAACAAGTCATGCGCATGCATGCTGACGTGTACCTAATAGTAACAGGTGGCATACGTAACAAGCTTTTGGACCACATATACATACTCCCTTGTATTTCCTCCTAAAAAAGAGTTCGCTCCCTAAAAAAATAGGGTAATGTTTATGTGCGGTGCGCTGGCCGAAAGTTGAGCAGGTCAAGCCCGTGTCGTTGGATTAGATAGCGATAGCGATCTTTGTGCCTGTGTTTATGCCACCTCATCCCCACGCCCCCAAAACGCGTGGCTGCTGGGGATCACACACCGCCCACGACCGCGTCTTTAACTTCATCCTCACTCGATCCCCATTTTTGCTTCTTCTCGTGCGCATAGGTTCATCTCCGGCGCAGAGATCCTCAACTCCGTCGCTCTCATCTCGCCTCTAAATCGTCAATCTCAAGCGCCCCCACGCCTCCTCGCCTCTCGCCACCCGAGCAGGGAGGATTGCGCAGCTGGGCGCGCTCATCGCCATGGGCCGCCTGCGGCTGGGTGCGCCCCTCTCCATGGCCGGCGCAGCCGGATGCGCTAGCCGCCATGGTGAGCTGAAATTGACCACGACGACGGCGAgtttttgctacaaccatgttTTCGTTTTGCTGAAACCGGCCAATGTTTTTTCTACCACCTACCCCACCAAAAATCTGCTTCCATAGTGTTTTTTGCTAGAACCGGCGAACGATTTTGCTACAACCGTTTTGGCTTTTTGTTACTACCGGTGTTTGTCAATTTTTTGCTACATTCCATCTCCATCTGTCAGTTTTTTGATGCAACCTTTGTCAATTTTTGTTACCACAGGTGTTGTTGATTGCTACATTCATTTTTTTCACAAGCTGCCACATGGCCTGTTTTTTCGGTCGATATTTTTGCTACAAACATATTTTGATTTTGCTGAAACCGAAGACATTTTTTGCTACATCCACCCATGCCGGTGTTGGTCGACAGCGGGCTGTGGTTTTTTTGGCCGCAACCGTCTTGGAGGTTTGCTACTACCGGAGATGAAATTTGCTACTACCAGAGTTTTGCTAAGATGGTGGTAGAAGGCAGACACAACGGTGCTGCGACCTTGACGGCGATGTGGAACCTGCGGGGGAAAACGATTGGTGGCGGGAATGCTTTGACCATGGATGTCGAGAGCTGGAATTCGGGGGATTTGCTTTTTGGAATTGCGGCTGCCCCCGAAGAGCAAGAATGGATCGGCAACGAGCTTCGAGGCcggcggtgtcgtggttctaagtctgacagtagaataggggggtaggaatggagaggcaagatcctagctatggagtagttgtatacgcaagatgtttacgagttcaggcccttctcggaggaagtaacagccctacgtctcggagcccggaggcgatcgactggattatatgagtatgagttacaggggtgcgaaccctttacactgaggagggggtggcttatatagagtccgccagacccctccggccctcagttatgcagggtttaaggtacattaaggtcgggcgttactggtaacgccacaaataaagtgctatgatgaccataaaggctacttaatgaccgaccgttgcgtgcagagtgactttagatctcctggcggtcgagtggttggcttcatggtcgagtgtcttcgagtccgtcgagtggaaaccttccaggtcgactgaaaggtggtttcttctagagatgtccttggggagggtatcttggacaggtccatgaccctaccctaggtacatggcttcatcattagcccccgaaaggatcgaggtttgagtggggaaggagttgaacaCACCTCCGACCCATTTTCGTGTgatgagtatgtcttgttctggatcaatgaacttaggtgacgccaccaacttctttttcagtcgccttgatccattctttgtatccgtcgaGTGAATTTTCTTTACTTGGAGAACTCCGAAGACAGAGCGGAGGAAATCTCctgtctgacaagttgctctgcagctcgcggatttagcgggattcaaatttcgggaagcgcgcggggcggaggaggccgcggtaatcggatgggataaggcagggacgcctcgatctctgcgccaccttttttgccacgtatcgcgcgcgcgactgttgcgggatttgacaggatcgcccgggcctacaagtcagtcactcgaaagtaacctcatataaggtgccggacggggttttttgaacagtgcactCTCATTTCCTCCCCTCTTCCTCAGACTTATCCGCCGCGTTCGCTTCCATCTCAGCACCGCTGCTCCGTGCGcgcctcaccggcgacgatggtgaaggagaagacggcggccctggagcgggcaaaaaaagcgacggcgaaggcgaagggaagggcgaccagtcggggcggatctttgtcgagggccggcctgccgcagggctggatccagggcgactggatccgctcgacaattcGTCAAGAAGACCTTGACGACCTGACCaatggaggactgatcccccatggatcggcgcggctcccggggaaggagtctGAGCCGCAGCCTGAGGAGGGTGAGGTCGtactcttggccacccatgtcgaccgtgggttttctttgccgcctcatcctttctttcggggatttctgaatttctttggggcgcaactccaccacttcacacccaacaccatcgtgtacctcgctgctttcgtgtctttgtgcgagaatttcttgggttgtcggcctcattggggtcttttcaagcatattttcacctgtcgctcccagacggtgaaaaaggccaatccgagtgatgagagaacacaagtgattcagatgtgtgggggtcttggggttcagatgaggggtaaaagttcttttccggccatgatccttcccgactcggtccgtggatggcagtcgatctggttttactgcaaagaccagccgacgccagggcggTCGACCGGAATCCCTCCTTTTTCTGtggaccgagtgaggaagccttcctctttgaaggtgatcccggaagagaaggcgcaggttaagGTGTTGGTCGAACGTgttgtccagcttatccgtgacggggggaccggcatggatctcttggaggtcttc from Triticum aestivum cultivar Chinese Spring chromosome 3B, IWGSC CS RefSeq v2.1, whole genome shotgun sequence includes these protein-coding regions:
- the LOC123065316 gene encoding protein CASPARIAN STRIP INTEGRITY FACTOR 1; its protein translation is MEANKPSYYLFVFVFAALLLSSMAGAQRKLLMNEDDAGSTMQQEDDEVLVVVHGGRILRQVKTSDYGNYDPTPTMAKPHFKDIPN